A window of the Desulforapulum autotrophicum HRM2 genome harbors these coding sequences:
- a CDS encoding asparaginase domain-containing protein yields the protein MKIKFFTLGGTIDKVYFDAMSRYEVGPPRVKEILKEARVNFEYSIKSLAKKDSLDMTDADRKRLVDALLTDDCDRIVVTHGTDTMVDTAMALKAVKGKTIVLTGAMEPAGFKSSDATFNLGFAIAAAQTLSHGVYIAISGRIFDPARVRKNRELKQFEEK from the coding sequence ATGAAAATTAAATTCTTCACCCTTGGCGGAACCATTGACAAGGTCTATTTTGACGCCATGAGCCGCTACGAAGTCGGCCCTCCCAGAGTAAAGGAAATCCTCAAGGAAGCCCGGGTCAACTTTGAATACAGCATAAAATCCCTGGCAAAAAAAGATTCCCTGGACATGACTGACGCAGACAGAAAACGTCTTGTTGACGCGCTCCTGACTGATGATTGTGATCGAATCGTTGTCACCCACGGCACAGATACCATGGTTGATACAGCCATGGCCCTGAAGGCGGTTAAGGGAAAAACCATTGTTCTTACCGGGGCCATGGAACCGGCAGGATTTAAATCAAGCGATGCAACCTTTAATCTGGGATTTGCCATCGCTGCAGCTCAAACCCTTTCACATGGGGTTTATATTGCCATCAGTGGCAGGATATTTGACCCGGCCCGGGTCAGAAAAAACCGAGAACTGAAACAATTTGAGGAAAAATAA
- a CDS encoding regulatory protein RecX yields the protein MNDAVRAYNQAVRFLSPRARSTMETRNNLKKKGFDPKIIDETLAKLTQEGILNDTEFAALFVESRERFRPRSRFAIGYELRQKGVDKAIIESALADVDDEDAALRAVKSKLDRWRNLDDSDLKKKVMGLLRNRGFSHGVSISTYSIILNDRKNTEVLPDEN from the coding sequence ATGAACGATGCAGTCAGAGCATACAACCAGGCGGTTCGGTTCCTTTCCCCCCGGGCAAGAAGTACCATGGAAACCAGAAACAACTTAAAGAAAAAGGGCTTTGACCCAAAAATCATTGACGAGACCCTGGCAAAATTAACCCAGGAAGGGATTCTCAATGATACTGAATTTGCTGCCCTGTTTGTGGAAAGCCGTGAGCGGTTTCGGCCAAGATCAAGGTTTGCCATTGGATATGAACTCAGACAAAAAGGTGTGGACAAGGCCATTATTGAGAGTGCACTGGCCGATGTTGACGATGAAGATGCAGCGTTGCGTGCTGTCAAATCCAAACTGGACAGATGGCGGAATCTTGACGATTCAGACTTGAAAAAAAAAGTAATGGGCCTTTTACGCAACAGAGGTTTCAGCCATGGGGTTTCAATTTCAACCTATAGCATAATTTTAAACGATCGAAAGAATACAGAGGTCCTCCCTGATGAAAATTAA
- a CDS encoding acyl-[acyl-carrier-protein] thioesterase, whose amino-acid sequence MLEKRSTHISKTRIGYSTLDSLGELKIVSILNLLQDTASEHASDMGVSGFDLARENLAWVIVRYQIEIKTSPAWRDEIAIETWRTPINNLYELRQFRITDHNALEIVTARAFWVMIKKANSRPVRLSRYMPDRYLEGESPEDIPSFKTLREPDRVDFELPFKVRMHDLDLNGHVNNAIYLEWAVETVPREFLLANRPEHLEVTFQKESFYGDKIVSITQIETIGNRSRTYHKIMEMQTKTERARINILWRPANRQ is encoded by the coding sequence ATGCTTGAAAAACGGTCCACCCACATCAGCAAAACCAGGATTGGCTACTCAACCCTTGACTCCCTGGGAGAGTTAAAAATCGTCAGCATTCTAAATCTTCTCCAGGACACGGCATCTGAACACGCATCAGATATGGGGGTTTCAGGTTTTGATCTTGCCCGGGAAAATCTTGCCTGGGTCATTGTGCGATATCAGATAGAAATAAAAACCTCCCCGGCCTGGAGGGACGAGATCGCCATTGAAACATGGAGAACCCCCATAAACAACCTTTACGAATTAAGGCAGTTTAGAATAACTGACCACAACGCCCTTGAGATCGTTACTGCTAGGGCCTTCTGGGTGATGATCAAAAAAGCGAACAGCCGACCTGTCCGGTTGAGCCGATACATGCCAGACCGCTACCTTGAAGGGGAATCACCAGAAGATATTCCGTCGTTTAAAACACTCAGAGAACCTGACCGTGTGGATTTTGAACTACCCTTTAAGGTAAGAATGCACGACCTGGATCTCAATGGACACGTGAACAACGCCATCTACCTTGAATGGGCCGTAGAAACCGTTCCCCGGGAGTTTTTGCTGGCCAACAGACCCGAGCACCTGGAAGTCACCTTTCAGAAAGAGTCCTTTTATGGGGACAAAATTGTATCTATAACGCAAATTGAAACAATCGGCAACAGATCGAGAACATATCATAAAATCATGGAAATGCAGACGAAAACAGAACGCGCCCGCATAAACATCCTGTGGAGGCCTGCCAACAGACAATGA
- a CDS encoding AsmA-like C-terminal domain-containing protein has protein sequence MSFNKKPSGCIFVFIVVCVAIISIGMGVAFFWMRDSAYLTQALSTFLTQRLNTPTTSKKIELTLFPLPCLTVTGLDVDTGRGVHILVEKTLVYPELLVLATGKIDINRICFTTIQVSPSTGSKENNSPLSQLHMPELPTPIEFFSMLPPTQNDLLIRVENFQHPFFARMDGSMVVSPEQKRISGELSAKDFKMDETSVSGLDPGKKISTITATLVKTRFSVTETNPLDMEMSILSPRIHLKEKNTPDISGEEITAKAVVTEKHVALSFDPTDFDSPELTLGVDFEYDRVTNDAGITFTGEKIQIDPARSATLTLLNKNRICQELFWILRGGFAPKVSVSFRSNSLKSLFNPQTMVISGAVKAGVVKIPQTELTVSKINGRVTMNKGILTAHVTHGEVNGGKVKRGTLDVDILGNDHGFEGEFDLSTDLNGLAQTLKGLLPGTLLAGELDRCDKISGTANGTLGLKSTDHGLSVSVKADSIVLGGEYERIPGNIQLTAKTFTFQNDEIFIDNLAATSSLGVLFNINGRITLDTDPVLTISTGSGRLDLSQLFEWLTRFKPIETILSPMASIQGQILLDQVNLDGPILRPRNLAYTINGSFANLNLAGKESSSGISNASGRFMVSPDNQRLTELVATIHSPNPITAMAQTPLLDELSMPFTLSRGVIETKPSGLSFDGDLGFKTGTSLFLSIENKDGGFLLNQATLKDKERRVARLLNREGRFIFEGQLDTHSLEGILNPEGPALKALVRLTGNNHFSVESDPENTPVLSIAFLDIDKMKAAEKKPTEQLLPEDFFPPPFILKADTLKFNGHLFNKVKARVTLGRKKTEITILRARGCTIDFTGTIVDRDGTVDIHFATEETDGDLDTTLSCLHGKQGLVSGRYSLRANLESTGTSSSLADNVKGNFTLNSPKGRIYKLTLLSRILSVINISTLFKGKLPNIDQDGFAYSALSVDADVNQGRIILKNVIIDGQDMTIIFNGWIEPAKNRLEITCLVAPFKTADILIEKIPVLGNILQGRLISIPLKATGTIDNPDVFLLPPAEVGKGLVGTMQRLLETPFKLIEKLPGM, from the coding sequence ATGAGCTTTAACAAAAAACCTTCTGGATGCATCTTTGTTTTTATCGTTGTTTGCGTGGCAATTATTTCCATTGGTATGGGAGTCGCTTTTTTCTGGATGCGAGACTCGGCCTATTTAACACAGGCACTCTCAACCTTTCTTACCCAGAGACTCAACACCCCGACAACCTCGAAAAAGATTGAATTAACGCTTTTCCCCCTTCCCTGTCTGACGGTCACCGGCCTTGACGTGGATACCGGCAGGGGTGTTCACATCCTTGTTGAAAAAACCCTTGTCTATCCTGAGCTCCTGGTTCTTGCCACCGGAAAAATCGACATTAACAGAATCTGCTTTACAACGATTCAGGTCTCTCCATCAACGGGTTCTAAAGAGAACAACTCCCCATTGTCTCAACTTCACATGCCTGAACTTCCCACACCAATTGAGTTTTTTTCCATGCTGCCCCCAACCCAGAATGACCTTTTAATCAGGGTTGAAAATTTTCAACATCCTTTCTTTGCCCGAATGGACGGATCCATGGTCGTTTCCCCTGAACAAAAAAGAATCTCCGGCGAATTGTCTGCCAAAGATTTTAAAATGGATGAAACTTCTGTTTCCGGCCTGGATCCTGGTAAAAAGATCTCAACCATAACGGCAACGCTTGTCAAAACCCGATTTTCCGTCACAGAAACCAATCCGCTTGACATGGAGATGTCCATACTCTCTCCAAGGATTCATTTAAAAGAGAAAAACACACCGGATATTTCAGGCGAAGAGATAACAGCAAAGGCCGTTGTAACCGAAAAACACGTGGCCTTATCCTTTGATCCGACTGATTTTGATTCTCCCGAGCTCACCCTGGGTGTTGATTTTGAATATGATCGTGTGACAAACGATGCCGGAATCACTTTTACAGGGGAGAAGATACAAATAGATCCCGCACGATCGGCAACCCTTACCCTTCTCAACAAAAACCGTATCTGCCAGGAACTCTTCTGGATATTAAGAGGCGGATTTGCCCCCAAGGTCAGTGTGTCGTTCAGGTCAAACAGCCTGAAATCCCTTTTCAACCCCCAGACAATGGTAATCTCCGGTGCTGTCAAGGCGGGCGTTGTCAAAATCCCCCAAACAGAGCTGACCGTTTCAAAAATAAATGGCCGGGTAACCATGAACAAGGGAATTCTCACCGCCCATGTGACCCATGGGGAAGTAAATGGAGGAAAGGTCAAAAGAGGTACCCTTGATGTTGATATCCTAGGAAATGATCATGGATTCGAGGGTGAATTTGACCTCTCCACTGACCTCAATGGTCTCGCCCAAACCTTAAAGGGGCTTTTACCCGGGACCCTGCTGGCAGGTGAACTTGACCGGTGTGATAAAATCAGCGGAACAGCCAACGGAACCCTGGGACTTAAATCCACAGACCATGGACTATCTGTATCGGTAAAGGCTGACAGTATCGTTCTTGGAGGCGAATATGAACGCATTCCCGGCAACATTCAACTCACGGCCAAGACCTTCACCTTTCAGAACGATGAAATTTTCATCGACAACCTGGCCGCGACATCGAGTCTGGGCGTTCTTTTCAATATCAACGGCAGGATAACCCTTGACACGGACCCTGTTCTAACCATCTCAACAGGGTCAGGCCGGCTTGATCTGTCACAACTCTTTGAATGGCTCACCAGATTCAAACCAATTGAAACAATACTCTCACCCATGGCATCGATACAGGGGCAGATCCTCCTTGACCAGGTGAACCTGGATGGGCCGATTCTCAGGCCCCGAAATCTCGCCTACACCATCAACGGCTCGTTCGCCAACCTGAACCTGGCTGGCAAGGAATCCTCCTCTGGCATTTCCAACGCCTCGGGCAGGTTCATGGTTTCTCCTGACAACCAACGCCTCACAGAACTGGTTGCCACCATCCATTCTCCCAATCCCATAACCGCCATGGCCCAGACACCCCTCCTTGACGAGTTATCCATGCCTTTTACCCTCTCCCGGGGTGTGATAGAGACAAAGCCGTCAGGATTGTCCTTTGACGGTGATCTTGGATTTAAAACAGGAACTTCCCTCTTTTTAAGCATTGAAAACAAGGACGGTGGTTTTTTGCTCAATCAGGCAACCCTCAAGGACAAAGAGAGGCGGGTTGCCCGGCTTTTAAACAGGGAAGGACGTTTCATCTTTGAGGGACAACTTGACACCCACAGCCTGGAAGGCATCCTTAACCCGGAGGGCCCTGCCCTGAAGGCACTGGTCCGCCTGACCGGTAATAACCATTTTTCGGTTGAGTCCGACCCAGAGAATACCCCTGTGCTCTCCATAGCTTTCCTGGATATTGACAAGATGAAAGCAGCCGAAAAAAAACCAACTGAACAATTACTGCCTGAAGATTTTTTTCCCCCCCCTTTTATCCTCAAGGCCGACACCCTCAAATTCAATGGACATCTTTTCAACAAGGTAAAAGCCCGGGTAACCCTGGGCAGGAAAAAGACCGAGATCACCATTCTTAGGGCCAGAGGTTGCACAATCGACTTTACAGGCACCATTGTGGACCGGGACGGCACCGTTGACATCCATTTCGCAACTGAAGAAACCGACGGGGACCTCGATACCACCCTGTCATGCCTCCATGGCAAGCAAGGCCTGGTCAGCGGCCGGTATTCTCTCAGGGCGAACCTTGAATCAACAGGAACCTCATCCTCCCTTGCTGACAATGTCAAAGGTAACTTTACCCTCAACTCACCCAAAGGCCGCATCTACAAACTGACCCTTCTGTCCAGGATACTCTCCGTCATCAACATTTCCACCCTGTTCAAGGGAAAACTGCCCAACATCGACCAGGATGGATTCGCCTACAGCGCTTTATCCGTGGATGCAGATGTAAACCAGGGACGAATTATTCTAAAGAATGTAATCATAGATGGTCAGGACATGACCATCATCTTCAACGGCTGGATTGAGCCTGCAAAGAATCGCCTGGAAATAACCTGTCTTGTGGCACCGTTTAAGACAGCTGATATTCTCATCGAAAAAATCCCCGTACTTGGCAACATCCTCCAGGGAAGGCTAATTTCGATACCGTTGAAGGCAACGGGCACCATTGATAATCCGGATGTTTTTCTTCTACCACCGGCGGAGGTGGGCAAGGGTCTTGTGGGAACCATGCAGAGACTTCTTGAAACACCCTTCAAGCTGATTGAAAAACTTCCAGGCATGTGA
- a CDS encoding peptidylprolyl isomerase gives MAKASARHILVDTEAMCQDLIDQINNGTDFAELAKKHSKCPSGRQGGDLGEFGPGQMVPEFDKVVFNEAVGKPHGPVKTTFGFHVVEITSRTE, from the coding sequence ATGGCAAAAGCCAGCGCGCGCCATATTCTTGTAGACACTGAAGCAATGTGCCAGGACCTTATCGATCAGATCAACAATGGAACCGATTTTGCGGAACTTGCCAAAAAGCATTCCAAATGTCCCTCAGGACGACAGGGTGGAGACCTTGGTGAATTTGGCCCGGGCCAGATGGTTCCTGAGTTTGACAAGGTTGTATTCAACGAAGCCGTTGGCAAGCCCCATGGCCCCGTCAAAACAACCTTTGGTTTCCATGTGGTTGAAATCACCAGCCGTACGGAATAG
- a CDS encoding carboxy terminal-processing peptidase, protein MNRHTLYSFLALVAALLLFFTPQAQANKGLANAEELAFTVEDQATAVAIVRSLERNHYAGQRLNNTVSSLIFDRYFTMLDPGRNLFVQKDLDRFEPLRYRFDNALKKGDLTPAYAIFNLFIEKSRQRLVYFTTLSETWKTALDLDSQETIDLVRKEMPWPADRKALEHLWKKEFINAVLTLKLDNETDDAITETLTKRYTSRLNRLDQTNSTDCFRTFINAVTMSFDPHTQYFPPRLSEDFDIQMSLSLEGIGAVLQNEYEYTKVVSLITAGPADKSHQLMPGDKIIGVGQDAIGEIQDVVGWRIDEVVKLIRGPKDTTVRLKIIPAEKKGLQSARIVSIIRDRVKLEEQAAKKRLDTVTENNRTYTIGTIEIPVFYQDFKGSQAGEQDYRSTTRDVKRLINELKSENIDGLIIDLRNNGGGSLQEVNQLVGLFITTGPTVQIKGRNGAMSRLTDPDPSITYTGPLVVMINRMSASASEIFAGAIKDYNRGVIVGTRSFGKGTVQALQSIYSGQLKLTSAKFYRISGKSTQDLGVAPDINYPLFYNPEETGESALEGALPWDISQRAQFKPSKDLAPVIEKLKKAHEERTRHNPEFTYLKEKYDLASQIYNIKQWSLNETKRRQEKERFTALELGIENKLRDSQNLPPLKTLEDDKTRAKDADPENDFLLKETEQVMVNFIDLSKEKGLVW, encoded by the coding sequence ATGAACCGTCACACGCTTTATTCTTTTCTGGCCCTGGTTGCAGCACTTCTGTTGTTTTTTACCCCGCAAGCTCAGGCAAACAAAGGGCTGGCAAACGCTGAAGAGCTTGCCTTCACCGTCGAGGACCAGGCCACAGCCGTTGCCATCGTAAGATCTCTTGAACGAAATCACTACGCAGGGCAGCGCCTCAACAACACCGTTTCCTCGCTGATATTTGACCGATATTTCACCATGCTTGATCCGGGAAGGAACCTGTTCGTCCAGAAGGATCTCGACCGATTTGAGCCCCTGCGCTACCGATTTGACAACGCCCTGAAAAAGGGAGATCTCACCCCGGCCTACGCCATATTCAACCTGTTCATTGAAAAATCCAGACAAAGGCTTGTCTACTTTACCACCCTTTCCGAGACCTGGAAAACCGCCCTTGACCTTGACTCACAGGAGACCATTGACCTTGTCCGCAAGGAGATGCCATGGCCTGCTGACAGGAAGGCACTTGAGCATCTCTGGAAAAAAGAATTTATAAACGCCGTTTTGACCCTGAAACTTGACAACGAAACCGATGATGCCATCACAGAGACATTGACCAAGCGCTATACCAGCAGGCTTAACCGGCTTGACCAGACCAATTCAACCGACTGCTTCAGAACGTTCATAAACGCCGTTACCATGAGTTTTGACCCCCACACCCAATATTTTCCCCCAAGATTGTCCGAAGATTTTGATATTCAGATGAGTCTCAGTCTGGAAGGGATTGGTGCGGTACTCCAGAATGAGTACGAGTACACCAAGGTGGTGAGCCTCATAACCGCAGGACCGGCAGACAAATCACACCAACTCATGCCTGGGGACAAAATCATTGGCGTGGGCCAGGACGCCATCGGGGAGATCCAGGACGTTGTAGGCTGGAGAATAGACGAAGTGGTAAAACTGATCCGGGGGCCCAAGGACACCACGGTCCGTCTTAAAATCATACCGGCGGAAAAAAAAGGTCTTCAGAGCGCAAGGATTGTCAGCATCATACGGGACCGGGTCAAGCTTGAGGAACAGGCTGCCAAAAAGCGCCTGGACACTGTCACTGAGAACAATCGCACATACACCATCGGTACCATTGAAATCCCCGTTTTTTACCAGGATTTTAAGGGCTCCCAGGCAGGAGAACAGGACTATCGCAGCACCACCCGGGATGTGAAAAGATTGATCAATGAACTAAAATCTGAAAATATTGACGGGCTCATCATTGATCTGAGAAACAACGGCGGCGGTTCCCTCCAGGAGGTTAATCAGCTTGTGGGACTGTTTATCACAACCGGCCCCACCGTCCAGATAAAGGGAAGAAACGGAGCGATGTCACGATTGACAGACCCGGATCCGTCCATTACCTACACAGGCCCCCTGGTGGTGATGATCAACCGCATGAGCGCTTCGGCATCTGAAATCTTTGCCGGGGCCATCAAAGATTACAACCGGGGGGTCATTGTGGGAACTAGAAGTTTCGGTAAAGGAACCGTCCAGGCCCTTCAATCCATATACAGTGGACAGCTTAAACTGACCAGTGCAAAGTTTTACCGAATATCGGGGAAAAGCACCCAGGACCTGGGCGTTGCACCGGACATAAACTATCCCTTATTCTACAACCCTGAAGAGACCGGGGAAAGTGCCCTTGAGGGCGCCCTGCCCTGGGACATTTCCCAGCGGGCTCAATTCAAGCCCAGCAAAGATCTTGCCCCTGTCATTGAAAAGCTTAAAAAAGCCCATGAAGAACGCACACGGCACAACCCTGAATTCACCTATTTAAAGGAAAAATATGACCTTGCCTCTCAAATTTATAATATCAAGCAATGGTCACTGAACGAAACAAAACGCCGACAGGAAAAAGAGCGCTTTACCGCCTTGGAACTGGGTATTGAAAACAAGCTTAGGGACAGTCAAAACCTGCCCCCCCTCAAGACCCTTGAAGATGACAAGACCCGGGCCAAAGATGCTGATCCTGAAAACGATTTTCTACTCAAGGAGACCGAACAGGTCATGGTCAATTTCATCGATCTTTCTAAGGAAAAAGGGCTTGTGTGGTAA
- the ylqF gene encoding ribosome biogenesis GTPase YlqF: MDIQWFPGHMRETKELLIKAVAKADVVMEILDARIPVSSSNPLLDTICKNTLRLKILNKNDLADPETTQLWLDHFNQTTATTAIALTGTQSNETWRAADLCLTKVTKGKARRVRVMVVGIPNTGKSTIINTLAGKKVARTGNVPAITRQQQRTELKNAVDIYDTPGILWPVMDEKEQTYRLAAMGAISDIAIDYTEIACFTGALLMETYPDLVSRRYRLSPPLPREGIALLEAIAAKRGCLRKQGAVDYQKAAEIFIRELRAGKIGRISLETPEINFPSTTAHPLETLENI, encoded by the coding sequence ATGGATATCCAGTGGTTCCCGGGACATATGAGAGAGACCAAAGAACTCTTGATAAAGGCGGTTGCAAAGGCTGACGTGGTCATGGAAATTCTTGATGCAAGAATCCCCGTGTCCAGCAGCAACCCCCTTCTTGACACGATCTGCAAAAATACCCTGCGTCTGAAGATCCTCAACAAAAACGACCTTGCAGACCCTGAAACAACACAGTTGTGGCTCGACCATTTTAACCAAACAACTGCCACTACCGCCATTGCCCTCACAGGCACCCAGAGTAATGAGACCTGGCGGGCGGCCGATCTGTGCCTCACAAAGGTCACAAAAGGAAAGGCAAGACGGGTGAGGGTCATGGTTGTGGGCATTCCCAATACGGGAAAATCCACCATCATCAACACCCTTGCCGGTAAAAAAGTTGCCCGAACGGGCAATGTCCCTGCCATCACCCGCCAACAGCAGCGGACCGAGCTGAAAAATGCGGTTGATATTTACGACACCCCGGGCATACTCTGGCCGGTGATGGATGAAAAGGAACAGACCTATCGCCTGGCAGCCATGGGTGCCATTTCCGACATTGCCATTGACTATACCGAGATCGCCTGTTTTACCGGAGCGCTTCTCATGGAAACCTATCCGGATCTTGTATCCCGACGCTACAGACTGTCCCCCCCGCTGCCCCGGGAGGGTATCGCCCTGCTCGAGGCCATTGCGGCCAAAAGGGGGTGCCTGAGAAAACAAGGTGCGGTTGATTACCAGAAGGCGGCCGAAATTTTTATCCGGGAACTGAGGGCAGGAAAAATCGGTCGAATAAGTCTTGAAACCCCTGAAATTAACTTCCCCTCGACCACGGCCCACCCCCTGGAGACATTGGAGAACATTTAA
- a CDS encoding transglycosylase SLT domain-containing protein, translating to MCDSVSTPRFTVFFVVLCLFFAGPSQAVSPESPEGSIPSLVESVRFSQPLFFCDDKLPLDVFDVRERLEKEFLIALWDRPQVILWLKRASRYFPHIESVLKQEGLPDDIKYLAVIESGLRPHAGSSMGAIGFWQFLRSTGRNHGLRVDTDVDERRNIYTSTTAACQYLKNLKERFGSWSLAAAAYNMGENGLASEIKTQGPLDYYSLYLPLETQRYVFKIVAAKEILKHPERYGFNLIASDYYPEMTFDRVELTAGSEVPVAVVARAAQTTFKNIKDLNPEIRGDYVAMGKRSILIPKGGAKGFDGRFARLFKTWKMSNGTGVHVVKKGENLSAIAQRYQMSLGMLLRLNRLNLKSAIHPGDRLKVDSKL from the coding sequence ATGTGTGATTCTGTTTCAACCCCCAGGTTTACCGTCTTTTTTGTTGTTCTGTGTCTTTTTTTTGCTGGCCCGTCCCAGGCTGTCAGTCCAGAATCTCCCGAAGGTTCCATTCCTTCCCTTGTGGAGAGTGTCCGGTTTTCCCAGCCTCTTTTCTTTTGCGATGACAAGCTTCCCCTGGACGTTTTTGATGTGAGAGAACGCCTTGAAAAAGAGTTTCTCATTGCCCTCTGGGATCGCCCCCAGGTGATACTGTGGCTCAAGCGGGCCTCACGCTATTTTCCCCACATTGAATCGGTGCTGAAACAAGAGGGACTTCCAGACGACATTAAGTATCTTGCAGTTATTGAAAGTGGTTTAAGGCCCCATGCCGGTTCGTCCATGGGCGCCATTGGATTCTGGCAGTTTTTGAGATCAACCGGCAGAAACCATGGCCTCAGGGTCGACACAGACGTGGACGAACGAAGAAATATATATACCTCCACAACTGCTGCCTGCCAGTATCTTAAAAATCTGAAAGAGAGGTTTGGCTCCTGGTCCCTTGCCGCCGCCGCCTATAACATGGGGGAAAACGGCCTTGCGTCCGAGATAAAGACACAGGGGCCCCTTGATTACTACTCCCTCTATCTTCCCCTGGAGACCCAGCGGTATGTGTTTAAGATCGTTGCTGCCAAGGAGATCCTGAAACATCCTGAACGTTACGGATTTAATCTCATCGCTTCGGATTATTATCCGGAGATGACCTTTGACAGGGTTGAGTTAACCGCTGGGTCCGAGGTTCCTGTTGCAGTTGTTGCCCGGGCGGCCCAGACGACGTTCAAGAATATCAAGGATCTCAATCCAGAAATCCGTGGCGATTATGTCGCAATGGGGAAGCGTTCGATCCTGATTCCAAAAGGCGGGGCAAAGGGGTTTGATGGGCGGTTTGCACGGCTTTTTAAAACATGGAAAATGAGTAATGGTACAGGCGTCCATGTGGTGAAAAAGGGAGAGAACCTGAGCGCCATTGCACAACGGTATCAGATGTCCCTTGGGATGCTTTTGCGGTTGAACAGGCTGAATCTCAAGAGTGCCATTCATCCTGGAGACCGGCTCAAGGTGGATTCCAAACTATAG